A genomic window from Caldicellulosiruptor kronotskyensis 2002 includes:
- a CDS encoding adenosylhomocysteinase, with translation MLLSIIKDYSLWEDGLKKINWARRFMPILNQIRKEYEDKKPLKGLNIAISVHLEAKTANLALLLKDLGSNVFVTGSNPLSTQDDVASALVHEGIEVFAIRGVDTSEYFSHLEKTLENDIDLIIDDGGDLTYLLHTKREDLGDRIIGGCEETTTGVIRLRALEREGKLKFPMIAVNNAYCKHLFDNRIGTGQSTWDGIMRTTNITVAGKYVVVAGYGFCGKGIAKRAQGLGAKVIVSEVDPIKALEAYMDGFEVMKMQDAAKIGDIFVTATGCKDVIRYEHILQMKDGAILCNSGHFNVEIDIATLEKKAVKKYEARKNIQGYLLENGKEVFVIAEGRLVNLAAADGHPIEIMDMSFAIQALSSIYVVQNHRQLEKKVYNVPEEIDRFVAEVKLRSLGIEIDRLTPEQEKYLESWEV, from the coding sequence ATGCTGTTGTCAATTATCAAAGATTATTCTTTGTGGGAAGATGGGCTCAAAAAAATTAACTGGGCAAGAAGGTTTATGCCTATCTTAAATCAGATAAGAAAAGAATATGAAGACAAAAAACCGCTTAAAGGCTTGAACATAGCAATTTCTGTTCATCTTGAGGCAAAGACAGCAAACCTTGCCCTGCTTTTGAAAGACTTAGGTAGCAATGTTTTTGTTACAGGGTCCAATCCTTTATCTACTCAGGATGATGTTGCAAGCGCTCTTGTTCATGAGGGCATTGAAGTATTTGCGATAAGAGGTGTGGACACATCCGAATATTTTAGTCATCTTGAGAAAACTCTTGAAAATGATATAGACCTAATCATTGATGATGGCGGAGATTTGACGTATCTTCTTCATACCAAGCGAGAAGATTTGGGAGATAGAATAATTGGTGGCTGTGAAGAGACAACAACAGGGGTAATAAGGCTCAGAGCCCTTGAAAGGGAAGGCAAGCTCAAATTCCCTATGATTGCAGTCAACAATGCTTATTGCAAACATCTTTTTGACAATCGAATTGGAACTGGTCAGTCTACTTGGGATGGGATAATGAGAACCACAAATATAACAGTTGCAGGTAAGTATGTGGTTGTTGCGGGATATGGTTTTTGCGGCAAGGGAATTGCAAAAAGAGCCCAGGGACTTGGTGCAAAAGTGATAGTTAGCGAGGTTGACCCGATCAAGGCTTTAGAAGCGTATATGGACGGGTTTGAGGTAATGAAGATGCAAGATGCTGCTAAGATTGGGGATATATTTGTTACTGCAACAGGGTGCAAGGATGTAATAAGGTATGAACATATCTTGCAAATGAAAGATGGAGCAATCTTGTGCAACAGTGGGCATTTTAATGTTGAGATTGATATTGCTACGCTTGAGAAAAAGGCAGTCAAAAAGTACGAGGCAAGAAAAAATATCCAGGGGTATCTTCTTGAAAATGGCAAAGAGGTTTTTGTAATAGCAGAGGGAAGGCTTGTCAACCTTGCAGCAGCAGACGGGCACCCAATTGAGATTATGGATATGTCGTTTGCAATTCAAGCACTGTCGAGTATATACGTTGTCCAAAATCATAGACAATTGGAAAAGAAAGTATATAATGTTCCAGAGGAAATTGACAGGTTTGTTGCTGAGGTTAAATTGAGGTCTCTTGGGATTGAAATAGACAGGCTTACACCTGAGCAGGAAAAATACCTTGAAAGTTGGGAAGTGTAA